One part of the Anaerofustis stercorihominis DSM 17244 genome encodes these proteins:
- a CDS encoding ribosomal L7Ae/L30e/S12e/Gadd45 family protein, protein MLDEISKSQHVVGTKQTLKAVEQNNALKVFLAKDTDEAIREKIVKICNKNHVAIEEVDRKEELGKACNISLDAAVACILKNEEGGIRFNANS, encoded by the coding sequence ATGCTTGATGAAATATCTAAATCACAACATGTGGTTGGCACAAAACAGACTTTAAAAGCAGTTGAACAGAATAATGCTTTAAAGGTGTTTTTAGCTAAAGACACAGACGAGGCAATAAGAGAAAAAATCGTAAAAATTTGTAATAAAAACCATGTAGCTATAGAAGAAGTGGACAGAAAAGAAGAGTTAGGCAAAGCATGCAATATCAGCTTAGATGCTGCCGTTGCTTGTATATTAAAAAACGAGGAAGGAGGAATAAGGTTTAATGCCAACAGTTAA
- the rpsL gene encoding 30S ribosomal protein S12, with product MPTVNQLVRKGRKELVYKTKSPALKSNPQKRGVCTVVRTATPKKPNSAMRKIARVRLVNGMEVTAYIPGIGHNLQEHSVVMVKGGRVKDLPGVRYKIIRGALDTQGVADRKQSRSKYGAKK from the coding sequence ATGCCAACAGTTAATCAATTAGTAAGAAAAGGTAGAAAAGAATTAGTTTACAAAACTAAATCTCCTGCTCTTAAATCTAACCCTCAAAAAAGAGGAGTGTGCACAGTTGTAAGAACTGCTACACCTAAAAAACCAAACTCAGCTATGAGAAAAATTGCCAGAGTTAGACTTGTAAACGGAATGGAAGTTACAGCTTACATCCCTGGAATCGGTCATAACTTACAAGAACATAGTGTTGTTATGGTTAAAGGTGGTAGAGTAAAAGACTTACCAGGTGTACGTTATAAGATTATTAGAGGAGCACTTGATACTCAAGGAGTTGCTGACAGAAAACAATCTAGAAGTAAATACGGTGCTAAGAAATAA
- the rpsG gene encoding 30S ribosomal protein S7 — MPRKGPVPKREVLPDPMYNSVLVTKLLNNVMLDGKKGVAQKIVYGAFDIVAEKTGKDPLEAFEEALNNIMPSLEVKARRVGGATYQVPMDIRPERRQTLGLRWLVTYTRARGEKTMKERLAAEIMDALNNSGSSVKKKEDTHKMADANKAFAHFKW; from the coding sequence GTGCCAAGAAAAGGTCCAGTACCAAAGAGAGAGGTGCTACCTGATCCGATGTATAATTCTGTTTTAGTAACAAAGTTACTAAACAATGTTATGCTTGATGGAAAAAAGGGAGTAGCACAAAAAATTGTTTACGGTGCATTTGACATCGTAGCTGAAAAAACAGGAAAAGATCCGTTAGAAGCTTTTGAAGAAGCTTTAAACAATATTATGCCTTCATTAGAAGTAAAAGCCAGAAGAGTCGGTGGTGCAACATACCAAGTACCAATGGACATCAGACCTGAAAGAAGACAAACTTTAGGTCTTAGATGGCTTGTAACTTATACAAGAGCAAGAGGCGAAAAGACAATGAAAGAAAGACTGGCTGCTGAAATTATGGATGCACTCAATAATTCAGGTTCGTCAGTTAAGAAGAAAGAAGATACTCATAAAATGGCAGATGCTAATAAAGCTTTCGCACATTTTAAATGGTAA
- the fusA gene encoding elongation factor G: protein MGREFSLDKVRNIGIMAHIDAGKTTTTERILFYTGKIHKIGETHEGGAQMDWMEQEQERGITITSAATTCHWKGHEINIIDTPGHVDFTVEVQRSLRVLDGSVAVFCAKGGVEPQSETVWRQADKYNVPRIAFINKMDIMGADFYNVVNMISERLGANPVPIQLPIGAEEDFVGIIDLVKMKAFIYHDDEGVDIEETEIPADMVDKAEEYREKLLEEISVNSEEIMEKYLEGEEISEKEIIAALRAGVIGLDFIPVLCGTAFKNKGVQMLIDAVVNLMPSPLDVPAMVGHNPKTGEEMERHPSDDEPFSALAFKIMADPFVGKLAFTRVYSGTLKSGSYVYNSTKGRKERVGRILRMHANDRKQIDEIRTGDIVAIVGLKDTTTGDTLCAENSQVLLESIEFPDPVISVAIEPKTKAGQEKMITALVKLAEEDPTFRFKTDDETGQTIIEGMGELHLEIIVDRLLREFKVEANVGKPQVAFKEAITKPARSDYKYAKQSGGRGQYGHVVIEIEPNEEGKGYEFVSEIVGGAIPKEYIEPVSKGIQGAMESGIVAGYEVLDVKVRLVDGSYHDVDSSEMAFKLAGSMAFKDAMAKAGPVLVEPIFKIEVVVPEEYLGDVMGDLTSRRGKIEGMELNNGVQTLRGFVPLSEMFQYTTDLRSKTQGRGTHTLTFSHYEPAPQSMLDKLKNE from the coding sequence ATGGGTAGAGAGTTTAGTTTAGATAAAGTAAGAAATATCGGAATTATGGCTCATATCGATGCTGGTAAAACCACTACTACTGAAAGAATCTTATTCTATACAGGAAAGATCCACAAGATTGGGGAAACTCATGAAGGCGGAGCACAAATGGACTGGATGGAACAAGAACAAGAAAGAGGTATTACAATTACTTCTGCCGCTACAACATGTCACTGGAAAGGTCATGAAATAAACATCATTGATACACCGGGACACGTTGACTTTACAGTAGAAGTTCAGCGTTCACTTAGAGTACTAGACGGCTCTGTTGCTGTTTTCTGTGCTAAAGGTGGGGTTGAACCTCAAAGTGAAACAGTATGGAGACAAGCTGATAAATACAATGTTCCAAGAATTGCTTTTATTAATAAAATGGATATTATGGGAGCTGACTTCTATAATGTTGTTAACATGATTAGTGAAAGACTTGGTGCAAATCCGGTGCCTATTCAATTACCGATCGGTGCGGAAGAAGATTTCGTAGGTATCATCGACTTGGTTAAGATGAAAGCTTTCATTTATCATGATGATGAAGGTGTAGATATCGAAGAAACAGAAATCCCTGCCGATATGGTAGATAAAGCTGAAGAATACAGAGAAAAACTTTTAGAAGAAATCTCTGTAAACAGCGAAGAAATCATGGAAAAATATCTTGAAGGTGAAGAAATTTCTGAAAAAGAAATCATTGCAGCTTTAAGAGCAGGCGTTATAGGCCTTGATTTTATCCCAGTTCTTTGCGGTACAGCATTTAAGAATAAAGGTGTGCAAATGTTAATTGACGCTGTAGTTAATTTAATGCCTTCACCACTTGATGTTCCTGCTATGGTAGGACACAATCCAAAGACAGGTGAAGAAATGGAAAGACATCCAAGCGATGACGAACCATTCTCAGCATTGGCATTTAAAATCATGGCGGATCCATTTGTTGGTAAATTGGCATTTACAAGAGTTTATTCCGGAACACTTAAGAGTGGTTCTTATGTATATAACTCAACAAAAGGAAGAAAAGAAAGAGTTGGTCGTATCTTAAGGATGCATGCCAACGACAGAAAACAAATAGATGAAATCAGAACAGGCGATATCGTAGCTATCGTAGGTCTTAAAGATACTACAACAGGCGATACTTTATGTGCTGAAAACTCACAAGTATTGCTTGAATCTATCGAGTTCCCTGATCCTGTTATCTCTGTAGCTATTGAACCTAAGACTAAAGCAGGTCAAGAAAAAATGATTACAGCTTTGGTTAAATTAGCAGAAGAAGACCCAACATTCAGATTTAAGACAGATGATGAAACAGGTCAAACGATCATTGAAGGTATGGGTGAACTTCATCTTGAAATCATCGTAGATAGACTTCTTAGAGAATTCAAGGTTGAAGCTAATGTAGGTAAACCACAAGTAGCATTCAAAGAAGCTATTACAAAACCTGCAAGATCTGATTACAAATACGCTAAGCAATCAGGTGGTAGAGGACAATACGGTCATGTCGTTATTGAAATCGAACCAAACGAAGAAGGCAAAGGATATGAATTTGTCAGTGAAATCGTTGGCGGTGCTATTCCTAAAGAATACATCGAACCTGTTAGCAAAGGTATTCAAGGTGCTATGGAATCCGGTATCGTTGCCGGATACGAAGTACTTGATGTTAAAGTTAGATTAGTTGACGGTTCATACCATGATGTCGATTCATCGGAAATGGCCTTCAAATTAGCCGGTTCTATGGCCTTCAAAGATGCTATGGCCAAAGCCGGTCCGGTTCTTGTTGAACCTATCTTCAAAATCGAAGTTGTTGTTCCTGAAGAATATCTTGGAGATGTTATGGGTGACTTGACATCCAGAAGAGGTAAAATCGAAGGTATGGAACTTAATAACGGTGTTCAAACTCTTAGAGGATTTGTTCCGTTATCAGAAATGTTCCAATATACAACTGATTTAAGAAGTAAGACTCAAGGTAGAGGTACACATACTTTGACATTCTCGCATTATGAACCAGCGCCACAAAGTATGTTAGATAAACTTAAAAACGAATAA
- a CDS encoding putative RNA methyltransferase yields MSNNKNIQFTNNINYFRCPKCKSNMIIENNSLKCENNHCFDISKKGYINFLINRKPPEGYDKTFFEKRREMLNDGFYEHIAKEITNILDNCTDVKNIVDAGCGDGYYSHIIEDKNHNIFAFDFSKDAINVASRGVNNICFMVSDINDIPLKDKSMDCILNIYTPANYIEFKRILSDSGKIIKVVPGKEHLKELRHIIKEQLKNEEYSNQEVIDCFKEHCELINRVRAKNTIRVNSKQLENLIRMTPLMFDIDLENINYNDISEITIDGEILVGKIK; encoded by the coding sequence ATGAGTAACAACAAAAATATCCAATTTACAAACAATATAAATTATTTTAGATGTCCGAAATGTAAAAGTAATATGATCATAGAAAATAATAGTTTAAAATGCGAGAATAATCATTGCTTTGATATATCGAAAAAAGGTTATATAAACTTTTTAATAAACAGAAAGCCTCCCGAAGGTTATGATAAAACTTTTTTTGAGAAGCGAAGAGAAATGTTAAATGACGGCTTCTATGAACATATAGCGAAAGAAATAACCAATATACTGGATAATTGTACTGATGTAAAAAATATTGTCGATGCAGGCTGTGGAGACGGATATTACTCTCATATAATAGAAGATAAAAATCATAATATATTTGCTTTTGATTTTTCCAAAGATGCGATCAATGTAGCTTCAAGAGGCGTAAATAATATATGTTTTATGGTTTCAGACATTAACGACATACCGCTGAAAGATAAATCTATGGACTGTATTTTAAATATTTATACTCCTGCTAACTATATTGAATTCAAAAGGATTTTATCTGATAGTGGTAAAATCATAAAGGTAGTACCCGGTAAAGAACATTTAAAGGAACTGAGACATATAATAAAAGAACAATTAAAAAATGAAGAATACTCGAATCAAGAAGTAATTGATTGTTTTAAAGAGCACTGCGAACTCATAAATAGAGTCAGAGCTAAAAATACTATAAGAGTGAATAGTAAACAATTGGAAAACCTTATTAGAATGACTCCGTTAATGTTCGATATAGATTTAGAAAATATTAATTATAATGATATTTCTGAAATAACTATAGACGGAGAGATACTGGTAGGGAAAATAAAATA
- the hxlB gene encoding 6-phospho-3-hexuloisomerase, with protein sequence MDNIYQKNAELILNELNEALLKVDQNEVYSLIEELNKAEKIFFIGVGRVMTMLQCIAKRLKHIGYDTYIVGETTEPPITDKDLLIVGSGSGSTLIPSGIAKKAKSFGARIAHIGAIPDNPLKDITDVFVRIPVKSKQNLPDQVDSNQPMTSLFEQSLLLLGDTITLTILDMKDEPVNESMWSNHANLE encoded by the coding sequence ATGGATAATATTTACCAAAAAAACGCAGAGTTGATTTTAAATGAGTTAAATGAAGCACTTTTAAAAGTTGATCAAAATGAAGTATACAGCCTTATTGAAGAATTAAATAAAGCAGAAAAAATATTTTTTATAGGTGTCGGAAGAGTAATGACAATGCTTCAATGTATTGCAAAAAGACTAAAACATATAGGATATGATACATATATAGTAGGAGAAACTACAGAGCCGCCAATAACAGACAAAGATTTACTTATCGTTGGTTCTGGAAGCGGAAGCACATTAATCCCAAGCGGAATTGCTAAAAAGGCTAAATCTTTTGGAGCAAGAATTGCTCATATAGGAGCAATACCTGATAATCCCCTCAAAGATATAACAGATGTATTTGTAAGAATTCCTGTCAAGAGCAAACAAAATCTACCTGACCAAGTAGATTCAAATCAACCTATGACTTCACTATTCGAACAATCTCTGCTTTTACTTGGAGATACAATCACGTTGACAATCCTTGATATGAAAGACGAACCCGTAAATGAAAGCATGTGGTCAAACCATGCAAATTTGGAATAA
- a CDS encoding LacI family DNA-binding transcriptional regulator: protein MSAKIKDVAKKANVSIATVSRVINNVPLVNEETRDKVLQAIKETGYRPNAIARSLKLQKTETVGVVIHDITIPYYAQIARGVQDISMQSGYNAIICNSDADNRKEEEFMDLFYQKQCDGIIFAGRELNESVRRKFEYMNMPVILCGIEDREGEYSSVINDYDQAVYSLMKHLKVMGHKTVGLIHGDKKRAYNAKRNEEVMMATSKELGMKINKNCVIDRDFTMKGGYLAMQEMLKGELPTVVVCGNDEMAVGAIRAIEESGMKVPEDISIASLNSCEVGRWISPNLTSINHYMYDVGAISARLLIKLLEGEELKEKKVIVSHGIIDGESVKKL from the coding sequence TTGAGCGCAAAAATTAAAGATGTTGCAAAGAAAGCAAATGTTTCAATAGCTACAGTATCACGTGTAATTAATAATGTTCCTTTGGTAAATGAAGAAACGAGAGATAAAGTTTTACAGGCGATAAAAGAAACCGGATACAGACCAAACGCTATAGCAAGAAGTTTAAAACTTCAAAAAACCGAAACTGTAGGTGTTGTCATACATGATATTACTATTCCTTATTATGCCCAAATTGCAAGGGGGGTTCAAGATATAAGTATGCAAAGCGGTTACAATGCTATTATTTGTAACAGTGATGCTGACAACAGAAAAGAAGAAGAGTTTATGGATTTGTTCTATCAAAAGCAGTGTGATGGAATTATATTTGCGGGAAGAGAATTAAATGAATCCGTGAGAAGAAAATTTGAATATATGAATATGCCTGTGATTTTATGCGGTATAGAAGACCGAGAAGGCGAATACTCTAGTGTAATAAATGATTATGATCAAGCTGTATATTCCTTAATGAAACATTTAAAAGTAATGGGTCATAAAACTGTGGGGCTTATTCACGGGGATAAAAAAAGAGCTTATAATGCCAAAAGAAACGAAGAAGTCATGATGGCTACTTCAAAAGAGCTTGGTATGAAAATAAATAAAAATTGTGTTATTGACAGAGATTTTACAATGAAGGGTGGATACCTTGCAATGCAGGAAATGCTAAAGGGTGAACTTCCTACTGTTGTGGTATGCGGAAATGACGAAATGGCAGTAGGTGCAATAAGAGCCATTGAAGAAAGCGGTATGAAAGTTCCGGAAGATATAAGTATCGCAAGTTTAAATTCCTGTGAAGTGGGAAGATGGATCAGTCCGAATTTAACAAGTATAAATCATTACATGTATGATGTAGGTGCTATCAGTGCCAGACTTTTAATAAAACTTTTGGAAGGTGAAGAATTAAAAGAGAAAAAAGTTATAGTATCTCATGGTATAATTGATGGTGAATCTGTAAAAAAACTATAA